The proteins below come from a single Mytilus edulis chromosome 5, xbMytEdul2.2, whole genome shotgun sequence genomic window:
- the LOC139523693 gene encoding uncharacterized protein, with amino-acid sequence MATQTINACMPNMKSTNCKRHNVDLCDDDEQRALAFGWMASYNQRAVCVRIVSPVVKNKIARKPKHVKFMTREASSCEGPGYEYIEAGIWSYKDFYGWLARYLEGFEISQLKDEYWNNISQWIELLDYKYELVGSVMQWVTNSTMTAEALKKKAADIKLSTGQQKYLSHFGAALKCDMKKGTAKAWMEQLVQKIVQTTGNDIDDVSCIAPSHHCSSNTIIESICGDLEDVMTQMEFNAPFVQTHDGSLTSNLSSLSLESYSASSNTSAETGTSCKKVSKCKVVPDLCVAIADDPGSFPLVVEMKPAYSEKEGYFQNMTKMLSRLFFQDAVFGLVVTPRSYQMSAIVKHGNKLHYLDSPEIPFVFLDQNGKGKLDLNSLDHLYTFINSVLKWAFKTRCISKKK; translated from the exons ATGGCGACGCAGACAATCAATGCATGCATGCCCAACATGAAATCCACAAATTGCAAAAGACACAATGTAGACCTATGTGATGACGACGAACAGAGAGCGTTAGCTTTT GGATGGATGGCATCTTATAATCAAAGAGCAGTTTGTGTAAGGATTGTGTCTCCTGTTGTCAAGAATAAGATAGCTAGAAAGCCAAAGCATGTTAAATTCATGACCAGAGAAGCCAGCTCTTGTGAGGGGCCTGGCTACGAGTACATTGAGGCAGGCATTTGGTCATACAAGGACTTTTATGGATGGCTTGCCAGATATTTAGAGGGATTTGAGATTTCCCAATTAAAAGATGAATACTGGAATAACATATCACAATGGATAGAGCTTTTAGATTATAAGTATGAATTAGTTGGATCTGTAATGCAATGGGTAACTAATTCAACCATGACAGCTGAAGCCTTAAAAAAGAAAGCAGCTGATATAAAGCTTTCAACAG GCCAACAAAAATATCTGTCACATTTTGGAGCAGCTTTGAAGTGTGATATGAAAAAAGGCACAGCAAAAGCTTGGATGGAACAGTTAGTACAGAAAATAGTTCAGACCACTGGTAATGACATTGATGATGTATCTTGTATAGCACCTTCTCATCATTGTAGTTCCAACACTATTATTGAAAGTATTTGTGGTGACTTGGAAGATGTAATGACACAGATGGAGTTTAATGCACCCTTTGTACAAACTCATGATGGTTCATTGACATCAAATTTATCCTCATTAAGTCTTGAATCTTATTCTGCATCATCCAACACATCTGCTGAAACTGGTACTTCATgcaaaaaagtttcaaaatgcAAAGTTGTGCCAGATCTATGTGTTGCTATTGCTGATGATCCAGGTTCCTTTCCATTGGTGGTTGAAATGAAGCCAGCATATAGTGAGAAGGAAGGTTATTTTCAGAATATGACAAAAATGCTTTCAAGACTTTTCTTCCAAGATGCTGTATTTGGTTTGGTTGTTACACCTAGAAGTTATCAAATGTCTGCTATTGTTAAACATGGAAATAAGCTTCATTATTTAGATTCACCAGAAATTCCATTTGTATTTTTGGATCAGAATGGAAAAGGGAAACTTGATCTGAATAGCCTTGATCATTTGTATACATT